A segment of the Streptomyces sp. L2 genome:
GCCCTTGAGGTCGCCGGCCCACAGGTCCTTCACGTGCCGGATCTCCCGGCCCAGCCTGCGGCGGTCGTACGCGATCCCCGTGATGCCCGACTGCCAGGGCACCGTGAACTTCCGGCCCGGGTCGAAGGCGGGCGAACGCAGCAGCGGGTCGAGGTGCTCACGCACGTTCGGCTGCCGGTCCCGGTCCATCTCCTGGACCCAGCCGAGCCGGACGAACCGCGCGCACATCCAGTCGCTGATGACGATCAGATCGCGGCCGGTGGACTGGTGGTTCATCAGCGCGGGGCTGATCTTGCCGAAGAACTCGTCGTTGTCGTTGATCTCCTCCGAGTAGTCGACGGAGATCCCGGTGCGCCGCTCGAACGCCTCCAGCGTGGGCCGCTTGTTCGGGTTGTCGTCGTCGGTGTCGATGTACAACGGCCAGTTGGCCCAGTCCAGTCTCCGGTCGGCGGCCGACTCGTCGGCCACCCCCCGGTCACCGGGCTTCACATAGGCGGCGGGCACGCCGCAACCGGCCGCCCCACCGAGAACGGCGGCACCGCCGAGGGCACGCAGGAGAGAACGACGGGACAGGGAAGTCGTACGAGCAGTTGTCTGGGCCACACGCGCAGCATGTAGCCCCGCCCCGACCACGGACAATCGACGCTGCGTCAACTAGCCGGGGGCCGGCAAGACACCTTGTCGATCAGCGCCGCAGCGCCCGCGACAGACGAAGGCCCCCGGACGGGGAGGTGAACCCGTCCGGGGGCCGAGCTGTGTCAACGCCGGTTACGGCAGGCGCCCTTCAGGGGCGCGGGGCGCGTCAATTTGCGGCTCCGCCGCGTGGGCGCGATCAACCACAACGCACCCGCACCCGAAACGCAGCCGAACTCAGCCGTCCAAAGAAGTCATCACATGCTTGATCCGCGTGTAGTCCTCGAACCCGTACCCCGACAGATCCTTGCCGTACCCCGACTTCTTGAACCCACCGTGCGGCATCTCCGCGACCAGCGGAATGTGCGTGTTGATCCACACGCACCCGAAGTCCAGCTTCTTGGACATCCGCATCGCGCGCCCGTGGTCCTTGGTCCACACCGAGGAGGCCAGCGCGTACTCGACGCCGTTGGCCCACTCGACGGCCTGGTCCTCGTCGGAGAAGGACTGGACGGTGATGACCGGACCGAAGACCTCGCGCTGGACGATCTCGTCGTCCTGCTTCAGGCCGGAGACGACGGTCGGGGCGTAGAAGTAGCCCTTGTCGCCGACCTGCTGGCCGCCCGCCTCGACCTTGGCGTGCGCGGGGAGGCGCTCGATGAAGCCGGCGACCTGCTTGAGCTGGTTGGGGTTGTTCAGCGGGCCGAAGAGCACGTCCTCGTCGTCCGGCTGCCCGGTCTTCGTCTCGGCGGCGGCCTTGGCCAGCGCGGCGACGAACTCGTCGTGGATGGACTCCTGGACGAGGACGCGGGTGGCGGCCGTGCAGTCCTGGCCGGCGTTGAAGAAGCCGGCGACGGAGATGTCCTCGACGGCCTTGGCGATGTCGGTGTCCTCGAAGACGACGACCGGCGCCTTGCCGCCCAGCTCCAGGTGGACCCGCTTGAGGTCCTTGGAGGCGGACTCGGCGACCGACATGCCGGCCCGGACGGAGCCGGTGATCGACGCCATGGCGGGCACGGGGTGCTCGACCATCAGGCGGCCGGTGTCACGGTCGCCGCAGACGACGTTGAAGACGCCCTTGGGCAGGATCGAGCCGATGATGTCGGCGATGAGGACGGTGGAGGCCGGGGTGGTGTCCGACGGCTTGAGGACGACCGCGTTGCCGGCGGCGATCGCCGGGGCGAACTTCCACACGGCCATCATCATCGGGTAGTTCCACGGCGCGACCTGCGCGCAGACGCCGACCGGCTCGCGGCGGACGATCGAGGTCAGGCCGTCCATGTACTCGCCGGCGCTGCGCCCCTCCAGCATCCGGGCCGCACCCGCGAAGAAGCGGATCTGGTCGACCATCGGCGGGATCTCCTCGGAGCGGGTGAGCCCGATCGGCTTGCCCGTGTTCTCCACCTCGGCCGCGATCAGCTCCTCGGCGCGCTCCTCGAAGGCGTCCGCGATCTTCAGCAGGGCCTTCTGCCGCTCGGCCGGGGTGGTGTCCCGCCAGCCGGGGAAGGCCGCGGCGGCGGCGGCCATGGCGGCGTCCACGTCCGCCTGCCCGGACAGCGGCGCGGTCGCGTACGCCTCGCCGGTCGCGGGGTTGACCACCTCGGTGGTCCGTCCGTCGGCGGCGTCCCGGAACTCACCGTCGATGTAGTTGCGCAGACGACGCAGCTCGGTAGTCACTGCCGGCCCTCCTGGGATTGGTGCGGGGTGTCCATTCACTGAGACACCCACCCTAGTCGCCGTACCGACGTTTTCAACACCCCCACCGGCACCAGTTCTGCGAAATCCGCAAGCTAGACACTCGCTCACAACGAATTTCATCGCTACGGCCTTGCAAAACTGTCGAGACGTCGTGCACAGTGAGGTCGTGGCCAGTCGAAGCGCAGACCAGAGGGACTCGTCCCGCGAGTCCAGGAACGGCAGCAGTCCCCAGCTGGACGCCGTCTCCCTCGCCATCATCCAGCAGCTCCAGGAGGACGGCCGCCGGCCGTACGCCGCGATCGGCAAGGCCGTGGGCCTCTCCGAGGCGGCCGTGCGCCAGCGCGTGCAGAAGCTCCTGGACCAGGGCGTGATGCAGATCGTCGCCGTCACGGACCCGCTCACCGTGGGCTTCCGCCGGCAGGCGATGGTCGGGATCAACGTCGAGGGTGATGTCGAGTCGATCGCGGACGCGCTGACCGCCATGTCGGAAGTCGAGTACGTGGTGATGGCCGCGGGCTCATTCGACATCCTCGCCGAGATCGTCTGCGAGGACGACGACCACCTGCTGGACGTCATCAACAAACGCATCCGGGCGCTGCCCGGCGTGCGCTCCACCGAGAGCTTCGTCTACCTCAAGCTCAAGAAGCAGACCTACATGTGGGGAACCCGATAACCGTGAGCCAGAAGGACCTCAGCCGCACCGCGTACGACCACCTGTGGATGCACTTCACCCGCATGTCCTCGTACGAGAAGTCCCCCGTCCCGACAATCGTCCGGGGCGAGGGCACCTACATCTACGACGACCAGGGCAAGCGCTACCTCGACGGCCTCGCCGGCCTCTTCGTGGTCCAGGCCGGTCACGGCCGCACGGAGCTCGCCGAGACCGCCTTCAAGCAGGCCCAGGAACTGGCGTTCTTCCCGGTCTGGTCCTACGCCCACCCCAAGGCCGTGGAGCTGGCCGAGCGCCTCGCGAACTACGCCCCGGGCGACCTGAACAAGGTCTTCTTCACCACCGGCGGCGGCGAGGCCGTCGAGACCGCCTGGAAGCTGGCCAAGCAGTACTTCAAGCTGACCGGCAAGCCCACCAAGTACAAGGTCATCTCCCGCGCGGTCGCCTACCACGGCACCCCGCAGGGCGCCCTGTCCATCACCGGCCTGCCGGGCCTGAAGGCCCCCTTCGAGCCGCTGGTGCCGGGCGCGCACAAGGTGCCCAACACCAACATCTACCGCGCCCCGATCCACGGTGACGACCCCGAGGCCTTCGGCCGCTGGGCCGCCGACCAGATCGAGCAGCAGATCCTCTTCGAGGGCCCGGAGACGGTCGCCGCCGTCTTCCTGGAGCCCGTGCAGAACGCCGGCGGCTGCTTCCCGCCGCCGCCCGGGTACTTCCAGCGGGTGCGCGAGATCTGCGACCAGTACGACGTGCTGCTCGTCTCCGACGAGGTCATCTGCGCCTTCGGCCGCCTCGGCACGATGTTCGCCTGCGACAAGTTCGGCTACGTCCCGGACATGATCACCTGCGCCAAGGGCATGACCTCGGGCTACTCCCCGATCGGCGCGTGCATCGTCTCCGACCGCCTGGCCGAGCCGTTCTACAAGGGCGACAACACCTTCCTGCACGGCTACACCTTCGGCGGCCACCCGGTCTCCGCGGCCGTCGGCGTGGCCAACCTCGACCTGTTCGAGCGCGAGGGCCTCAACCAGCACGTGCTGGACAACGAGGGCGCCTTCCTGTCGACGCTGCAGAAGCTGCACGACCTGCCGATCGTCGGCGACGTCCGCGGCAACGGCTTCTTCTACGGCATCGAGCTGGTGAAGGACAAGACCACCAAGGAGTCCTTCAACGACGAGGAGACCGAGCGCGTCCTGTACGGCTTCCTCTCCAAGGCGCTCTACGACAACGGCCTGTACTGCCGGGCCGACGACCGCGGCGACCCGGTCATCCAGCTCGCCCCGCCGCTGATCTCCAACCAGGAGACCTTCGACGAGATCGAGCAGATCCTGCGCGCCACGCTGACCGAGGCATGGACCAAGCTCTGAGCCGGCGCTTGAGTCCGCGCTCGGGCCCGCCTCTGGGCTCATTCATCTGATCAGCCGATCAACACCGGCCCCGGTGTCCACCGTTCGAGTGAGAACGGCGGCCCGGGGCCGTGTGCTGTCCGGCCTCCTGGTGACGGCTCCTTAGCGTTCCAGTGACCGATCGGCCCAGCCTTCGTTCCGCCCAACGGGGGATCGGATGCGGGAAAACGGATCAGAACCGAGGTGTACGCCCATGGAGGCTCCGCCGGACAACGACGTGCTGTGGGCACGCTCCCTGCACTTCAGGCACCCCGACGGCTCACCCGGGCTGACCGGGGTGTCGCTCGGTGTCCGCGACGGTGAGATCCTCGCCGTCGCCGGCCCGCGCGGCAGCGGCAAGACGACGCTGCTGCGCTGCCTGTCCGGGCTGGTGCCGGTGCGCGGCGGCGAGGTCTGGTTCAACAGCGTGCCCCTGCACACCATGGGGCCCGTGCGCCGGGAACGGCTGCGCCGGGAGCGGTTCGGCTGGATCGACCCGGCGCCGTTCCTCGTCCCCGAGCTGAACGTCTGGGAGAACACCGCCCTGCCCCTGATGCTGCGCGGCACGAATCGCCGCCGGGCCAAGGTGACCGCCCTGGAGTGGCTGGAGCGCCTGGACGTCGGCGCCACCTCCCGCAAGCACCCGCACGAGCTTCAGCACGCCGAACGCCAGCGCGTCTCCATCGCCCGCGCGCTCGCCCCGGCCCCCACGGTCCTGTTCGCCGACGAGCCGACGGCGCCGCTGCACCGCTCCGACCGCGCGCACGTCCTGCGGACCCTCACCACGGCCGCCCGCTCGCACGGCATCACGGTGGTCCTCGCCACGCACGACGCCGAGACCGCCGCGCTCGCCGACCGTACGGTGGGGCTGCTGGACGGGCGGCGCGTGCGGACCGTGCACCTGCCCGACCCGTCCGAGGCGGAGGGCCGGGCCGCGTGCTCGCTCTCCGTCTGACCCGCGCGGGCCGGCCCGCCGTCCAGCTCCGCCGCCTGCTGGTCGCCCTGGCCTCGGCCGGCACCGGCTTCCTGCTGCTGGCCTCGCTCGGCTACGCGATGAGCCATCCCCAGACGCCGGGGGCCGCCTCGCTGCGGCTGGTCTGGTGCGTGCTGCCGCTGGCCGCGACCGTGTACTTCGCGCTCGCGGTCGCCCGCACCGACCCCGCGACCACGCCCCGCCCCGGCCTCTCGGCGGTCGGCCTCGGCCCGGCCCGCCTGATGGCGATCTCGGCCCTGACGACGGCCCTGTCCTGCACGCTCGGCTCCCTGATCGCGCTCCTCTTCTTCCTCCACCTGCGCGGCGACCTGACCGGCATGCCCTTCGACGGCTCCGCCGCCCAGTTCCTGGCCGCCGGCACCCCCCTCCCGGTTCCGGCCGCGCTCACCCTCCTGGCCACGATCCCGGTCACCGCCTCGGCCACGGTGGCCCTCGCCCTCCGCCCCCGCGACCCCCGCCCCCACCCCGGCCCACGCCGCCCCTACGGCCGCTTCGGCGCATACGGCCGCGCCGCCGCCACAGAAACCATCGGAACCTACGCCCGCTTCGGCACCCGACTCCCCCGCAAACCGGCCACACCCACGCCCGCAAACCCCGAGGCCGCGCACCTCGCCCACGACGAGAACCCCTCCCACCAGCCCGCGAACCCGCGTCCCACCCACGGCGGAAACCCCTCCCACCAGCCCGCGAACCCGCGTCCCACCCACGGCGGGGACCCTACCCGTCAATCCGCGGGCAGTCGTGCCGCTGGGGCGGCACGGGTGGGCGCGGACGGCAACCATGTGACGCCGGGTGGCGTGACCGTGGGCGAACCGGACCTTGTGACGCCGGGTGGCGTGACCGTGGGCGAACCGGACCTCGCCGCGCCGGGCACCGGCACCGGCACCGGCACCGGCACCGAGGCCGGCCTCTCGGCGCGGGACGGCGTCACCGAGGGCACCCCGGCCAACCCCCCGGCAGGGCTCCCCTGGGGCGTCGCCACCCTCGCCGCCGGCCTCACCGTGCAGGCCTACGCAGGCCACCCCACCCACCTCCCCGCCCTCACCACCCTCCCCACCGAGGCCGTAGCCGTACTCGTCGGCTGGCTGCTCACCGCCCTGGGCCTCGTCCTCGCCGCCCCCGGCCTCACCCACCTCTGCGGCCGCCTGCTCCAGGCCGTCCGCCCCGGCGCCCTCCGCCTGCTGGCCGGCCGCGTCCTCATGGCGGAAGCCACCCGCGTCGGCCGCCCCCTCGGCGTCGTGTGCGCCGTCGCCGCCGCGTCGTACGCGATGACCGCCCTGTACGACGGCCCCGCCCCCTCCTTCGGCCCGCTGAGCACCCTCGGCGCCCTGGTGGTCATCGGCTGCACCGTCGCGACCCTGCTCACCGCCGCCGTGGAGGCCCGCCATCTCCGCGCCGACACCACCGCCGCCCTGGTCCGCCTCGGCGCTCCGGCAACGATGCTGCGCGGCGCAGCGGCCCTCCGTGCCGCCGTCCTGCTGGCCGTCTTCGGCCCGCTCACGCTCGCGATCGCCGACCTGGCCGCACTCCCGCTGTCCCGCTGAGCCCCGTACCCCCGCCGTCCGGCAAGAAAGAGACCCGCGCCGCCGATGAGTTTCCCGGCGGCCCGGCGTCTACCCCTGCGAAAGGCGAGCACCACCCGAGGGAGAGACCATGTACCAGCAGATGATCTTCGTAAACCTGCCCGTGAACGACCTGGACGCGTCCAAGAAGTTCTTCACGGAGCTGGGCTACTCGATCAACCCGCAGTTCAGCGACGAAAAGGCGGCCTCCGTCGTCATCAGCGACACCATCGTGGCCATGCTGCTCACCAAGCCGTTCTACGCCACCTTCACCGACAAGGAGATCGCCGACGCGACGAAGACCAGCGAGGTGCTGGTCTGCCTGAGCGCCGAGAGCCGCGACCAGGTCGACCAGTTGGTGGAGCGGGCGATCGCGGCGGGCGGTTCGCCCACCGGCCACACCCAGGACCACGGCTTCATGTACGGCCGCGCCTTCGACGACCTCGACGGCCACACCTGGGAGGTCGTCTGGATGGACCCGGCGGCGATCCAGGGCTGAACCCTCCCCGGCCGAACGCCTGTGCCAGCATGGGCGGGTGCACCCGACACCCGCCCAGCCGCAGCCGGCCCCGCCGTCGCAGCCGCACCGCGCCGCCCACGACCGCGAGATCGAGTCACTCGCCGAGTTCGACGAGGCCGTCTCCGCGCACGGCTCCCTCGCCCGGTACCGCCTCCAGGCGGTCGACCTGACGGACCGCACGGCCGCCCTGCTGAAGCTCGACGCCACCGGCGCCGTCTTCCTCGGCTGCCCGATGGCCCCGGAGGCGGCCGCGCACATCCGGTCGGCCGGCGCCCTGGTCTTCCCGCCGGTCCCGGGACTGCCGTTCGACCCGTACCGGGCACTGCCCTACACCCCCGACGAGCTGTTCGCCTCGCTCGACGGCGGCTACGAGGCGACCCCGGACGCCCGCGCCTACGCCTGGTTCCAGCAGACCAAGGCCGACGGCGACGTCTTCGCCTCGATGCTGCGCGCCGTCCACGACGACGCCGTCTCCGACGCCCTCGACGAACTCCTCGTCGGCGCCCGGGTGGTGGGCGTCATGGGCGGCCACGCCATGGCGCGCGGCACAGCCGCGTACGCCGGAGCCGCCCGGCTCGGCCGCGAGCTGGCCCGGGCCGGCTTCACGGTCGCCACCGGCGGCGGCCCCGGCGCGATGGAGGCCGCGAACCTCGGCGCGTACGCCGCCCCCTTCGACGACGGCATGCTCGACGACGCCCTCCTGCTCCTGGCCAAGGCCCCCTCGTTCCGGCCGTCGGTGTCCGACTGGGCCCGGGCCGCCTTCGAGGTGCGCGAACGCTGGCCGGACGGCGGGGCGTCGGTCGGCATCCCGACGTGGTTCTACGGCCACGAGCCGCCGAACGCCTTCGCCGCGCACATCGCCAAGTACTTCGCCAACGCCACCCGCGAGGACGGCCTGCTGGCCCGCTCGAACGCGGGTGTGGTGTTCCTGCCGGGCGCCGCCGGGACCGTGCAGGAGATCTTCGACAACGCGACACCGAACTACTACGAATCGCGGGGCGAGCCGACGCCGATGGTGCTCGTGAACGAGGAGCACTGGACAGGTGAGTTGCCGGCCTGGCCGCTGCTGACGGCGCTGGCGAGGGAGCGGGCGATGGAGTCCCGTATCGCCCTGGTTGACCGGATCGAGCAGGCTCCGGAGGCGTTGAAACGTCTGCGCGGTTAAACAGCGGGCAAAGCCAACGGCGGTCGGAGGCATATGCATTGACAGGTCTGATGGACCGCTTATAGACCTGTGAGCCACTTGGGGGTGCTGGGACTCACCTCATCCGTCGTCCCAACTCCCCCATGACCCCCCTCACTTGTGCACATGTAAAGGACAAACGTGTCCATGACTCGCCGTAGCGCACACCGTTCCGTGCGCATCCTGGGTGTCGCCTCCGCTTCGGCCGCGCTGGCGTTGGGTATTGCCGGTCAGGCGTCCGCCTGCGTCATCGGCGACTTCACCGCCGAGGCCAAGTGCGATGGCGCCAAGGGCGCCATCCTCGTCACCGACAAGGACGCCTCGGCCACTCCGGCCACCATCACCCTGTTCCGGACTAACAAGGGCGGCGTGGAGAAGCAGATCGACGAGAAGGCCGACGTGAAGGGCTCCGCCAAGGGCACCGTCGTCACCTTCGCGGAGAACTGGCAGCCCACCGCGTCCTACCGCATTCACGTCCAGGCGGGCGCGGTCGACCAGGACATCAGCCCGGCGCTGACCCTGCCGTCCAAGGCCTGCGCCCCCGAGAGCCCGTCCCCCAGCCCCAGCACCTCCGCCGACACCAGCCCGAGCCCCAAGCCGTCCAAGTCCACCCCCGCCGAGTCCGACACCCCGACCCCGTCCACGTCGGAGAGCAGCGCCCCGGCCGTCCCGTCGGACAACGCGCCCTCCCCGGCGGCCGGTGACTCCAACCTCGCCGAGACCGGAGCGAACTCCAACACCGGTCTGATCGCCGGTATCGCGGGCGCCCTCGTCGTCCTCGGCGGTATCGCGGTCTTCTTCGGCCTGCGCCGCCGCAGCGCCGGCAACGGCCGCTGACGACACCCGGTTTTGTACCTCGCTAGGGCCGTGGCCCGTCCCCGTGACTCGGGGGGGGCGGGCCACGGCCATAGCCGTGCGCGAGGGCCCGGCGCCCGCCTCAGCCGAAGGTCGACCGGGACAGCCAGAACTCCAGGGCCGCGCGCTCGCCGACCACCTCCAGGCCGGGTGCGTCCAGCGGCAGCCGCCGGTAGAAGGCCAGCAGCACCGAGGTGAGCGGGCCGCGCAGGGCGACCGTCGCCTTCTCGTGGCCGCGCCGCCACTGGACGCCCTCGGGACCGTACTCCAGCAGCCACTCGGCGTTCAGGGACGAGTCGGCGTCGGTCGCGTGGAGGTGGATGGAGCGTGCTGGGCCGTCCAGCCGGAAGGCGTCCTCGTGGCCCCGGTACCGCTGGAGCCAGACGGCCAGTTCGAGCCACTCGTCGAGCGCGTCGGCGGCCACCTCGGGCGCCACGTCGTACGGCGCCCGGGCGGTCAGCGTCGCGTCGGCGCGGTGCACGGTGATCTCGCAGGTCATCCGGCGGGCCCAGAATCCGCTGGTGGCCGGGCCGGTCCACGACCACACCTTGGCGTCGGGGCCGGCCTCGCGCAGCGCGCCCACGACCAGCTCGCCGCACTCGGCCAGCCACGCGTCCAGGGCAGCGGCGTCGCCGCGCTCCTCGGGGCCCCGGCCCAGCGGGACCTCGTCCCAGGGGATGTTCTCCTGCGCGCGGGTCCGCACCAGCGCGGCCGACCAGCGCAGGGCGCCGCCCATGTGCCGTACGAGCTTCTCCAGCGACCAGTCGGGGCAGGTCGGCACGGTGGCGGACAGATCGGTGCCGGAGGTCACCAGGGCCCTCAACTGGTCCACCTGGTGGGCGATTTCGTCGCAGTACCGGTCATGAGCGAGCAAAGTCATGCACCCACCCTAGGGGGGCGGTGATCAGCCGAGCACCACGATTTCGGCCACGTCGAACTCCGCGCCGGTCTCGGCGCCGACCTCCGGGGCGTCGCGGAGCGGGCAGGCGGCCTCCAGGCGGGGGCCGTCCTGGGGCTGGAGGTGGAGGGTCACGTGGGTGCCCTTGAAGGTGCGGGCGGTGACCGTGCAGGGCAGGCCCGCGTCGGCCGGCACGAGCCGTACCCCGGCGGGGCGGACCAGCAGGGAGCGGGTGCCCTGCGGGGAGCCCTCGGGGACGGGCAGCTTGCCCCACGGGGTGTCGGCGGCCGTCTCGGCCACGGTCGCCGGGACCACGTTGTCGAAGCCCAGGAAGCGGGCGACGAACTCGTCCGCCGGCCGCTGCCAGACCTCCAGCGGCGTCCCCGACTGGGCGATCCTGCCGTCGCGCATCACCACCACCCGGTCAGCCAGGGCGAACGCCTCACCCTGGTCGTGGGTCACGGCGAGCACGGTGGTGCCCAACCGGCGGAACAGCTGCCGCAGTTCGACCACGAGACGTTCCCTCAGGGAACGGTCGAGCTGGCCCAGCGGCTCGTCGAGCATCAGCAGCCGGGGCCGAGGCGCGAGGGCCCGGGCGAGGGCGACACGCTGCTGCTCACCGCCGGACAGCCCGGCCACGGCCCGCCGTTCGGCGCCCGGCAGCCCCACCAGGTCCAGCAACTCCCGCACGCCGTCGCCCTGCCGGCCCTTCGCCAGGCCGTGCATGCGCAGCCCGAACGCCACGTTCCCGGCGACGTCCCGCTGCGGGAAGAGCTGGTGGTCCTGGAACATCAGCCCGACGCCGCGCCGGTGCGCGGGCACGCCCCGCTGGTCGCGGCCGTCGAGCAGCACCCGCCCGGAGTCCAGGGGCTGCAACCCGGCCACCGCCCGCAGCAGCGTGGACTTGCCGCTGCCGCTGGGCCCGAGCACACACACCACCTCGTGCTCGGCGACGTCGAGACCGACCGCGTCGAGCACGGGCCGCCCCCCGAAGCGCACGGTCGCGGCGTCGAGGCTCAGCAGCATCGAACGGTCCCCTTCAGTGGTGCCCCACGGCATCAGAACTCCCCCGTCCGGTCGACGCGCAGCCGCTCCAGGATCAGCAGGGCCGCCGCGCACACCACCATGAGAATCGTGGACAGCGCCATCGCCTGCCCGTAGTTGAGGTCGCCGGGCCGGCTCAGCAGGCGGGCCACGGCGACCGGGAGCGTCGGGTTGCCGGGCCGGGCGATGAACACGGTCGCCCCGAACTCGCCGAGGGACACGGCGAACGCGAACCCGGCGGCGACCAGCAGCGCCCGCCGCACCATCGGCAGGTCGACCTCGCGCCACACCCGCCACGGCGAGGCGCCGAGCACGGCGGCGGCCTCCCGCAGCCGCCCGTCGACCGCGCGCAGCACGGGCAGCATGGTCCGTACGACGAAGGGGGCGCCGACCAGCGCCTGCGCGAGCGGCACCAGGATCCAGGACTGGCGCAGGTCCAGCGGCGGTTTGTCCAGGGCGATCAGGAAGCCGAAGCCGACGGTCACGGCGGACACGCCGAGCGGCAGCATGAGCAGCGCGTCGAATCCGCGCACCAGCCGCCCGGCGTCCCGGCGGGCCAGCGCGGCGGCGGCGAGGCCGCCGATCACCACGGCGATGGCGGTGGCGGCGACGGCGTACTGCAGGGAGGTCCACACGGCCTGGAGGGGGGCGACGAGGAAGGTGCCGCCGTCGGTGTTCGTCAGCTGCCGGTAGTAGCCGAGGCCGGGCGCGTCCAGGGAGCGCTGGACGAGGACGGCGAGTGGCAGCACGAGGAGCAGGGCGATGGTGGCGAGGACGCCGGTGAGCAGCGCCCACTGGCCGGTGCCGCGCGGCCGGCGGGCGGTCACCTTCGGGTCGACCAGGCGCAGCGCGG
Coding sequences within it:
- a CDS encoding spermidine/putrescine ABC transporter substrate-binding protein, which encodes MAQTTARTTSLSRRSLLRALGGAAVLGGAAGCGVPAAYVKPGDRGVADESAADRRLDWANWPLYIDTDDDNPNKRPTLEAFERRTGISVDYSEEINDNDEFFGKISPALMNHQSTGRDLIVISDWMCARFVRLGWVQEMDRDRQPNVREHLDPLLRSPAFDPGRKFTVPWQSGITGIAYDRRRLGREIRHVKDLWAGDLKGRVTLLSGLDEAFALLMQGNGVDITRWTADDFHTVCDQVEREVHRGQIRRFTGNDYTKDLVSGDVLACQAYSGDVIQLQADNPDIRFLVPEEGAELWSDSLMIPNRARHKSNAERLVDYYYDPEVAAELAAWVNYVCPVPAAREALAASKDKDTAALARNPLIFPDHTMRRRLAIARDITSAERVEFAKRWNKIVGL
- a CDS encoding gamma-aminobutyraldehyde dehydrogenase — protein: MTTELRRLRNYIDGEFRDAADGRTTEVVNPATGEAYATAPLSGQADVDAAMAAAAAAFPGWRDTTPAERQKALLKIADAFEERAEELIAAEVENTGKPIGLTRSEEIPPMVDQIRFFAGAARMLEGRSAGEYMDGLTSIVRREPVGVCAQVAPWNYPMMMAVWKFAPAIAAGNAVVLKPSDTTPASTVLIADIIGSILPKGVFNVVCGDRDTGRLMVEHPVPAMASITGSVRAGMSVAESASKDLKRVHLELGGKAPVVVFEDTDIAKAVEDISVAGFFNAGQDCTAATRVLVQESIHDEFVAALAKAAAETKTGQPDDEDVLFGPLNNPNQLKQVAGFIERLPAHAKVEAGGQQVGDKGYFYAPTVVSGLKQDDEIVQREVFGPVITVQSFSDEDQAVEWANGVEYALASSVWTKDHGRAMRMSKKLDFGCVWINTHIPLVAEMPHGGFKKSGYGKDLSGYGFEDYTRIKHVMTSLDG
- a CDS encoding Lrp/AsnC family transcriptional regulator, with the protein product MHSEVVASRSADQRDSSRESRNGSSPQLDAVSLAIIQQLQEDGRRPYAAIGKAVGLSEAAVRQRVQKLLDQGVMQIVAVTDPLTVGFRRQAMVGINVEGDVESIADALTAMSEVEYVVMAAGSFDILAEIVCEDDDHLLDVINKRIRALPGVRSTESFVYLKLKKQTYMWGTR
- a CDS encoding aspartate aminotransferase family protein; this encodes MSQKDLSRTAYDHLWMHFTRMSSYEKSPVPTIVRGEGTYIYDDQGKRYLDGLAGLFVVQAGHGRTELAETAFKQAQELAFFPVWSYAHPKAVELAERLANYAPGDLNKVFFTTGGGEAVETAWKLAKQYFKLTGKPTKYKVISRAVAYHGTPQGALSITGLPGLKAPFEPLVPGAHKVPNTNIYRAPIHGDDPEAFGRWAADQIEQQILFEGPETVAAVFLEPVQNAGGCFPPPPGYFQRVREICDQYDVLLVSDEVICAFGRLGTMFACDKFGYVPDMITCAKGMTSGYSPIGACIVSDRLAEPFYKGDNTFLHGYTFGGHPVSAAVGVANLDLFEREGLNQHVLDNEGAFLSTLQKLHDLPIVGDVRGNGFFYGIELVKDKTTKESFNDEETERVLYGFLSKALYDNGLYCRADDRGDPVIQLAPPLISNQETFDEIEQILRATLTEAWTKL
- a CDS encoding ATP-binding cassette domain-containing protein, whose product is MEAPPDNDVLWARSLHFRHPDGSPGLTGVSLGVRDGEILAVAGPRGSGKTTLLRCLSGLVPVRGGEVWFNSVPLHTMGPVRRERLRRERFGWIDPAPFLVPELNVWENTALPLMLRGTNRRRAKVTALEWLERLDVGATSRKHPHELQHAERQRVSIARALAPAPTVLFADEPTAPLHRSDRAHVLRTLTTAARSHGITVVLATHDAETAALADRTVGLLDGRRVRTVHLPDPSEAEGRAACSLSV
- a CDS encoding VOC family protein, with the protein product MYQQMIFVNLPVNDLDASKKFFTELGYSINPQFSDEKAASVVISDTIVAMLLTKPFYATFTDKEIADATKTSEVLVCLSAESRDQVDQLVERAIAAGGSPTGHTQDHGFMYGRAFDDLDGHTWEVVWMDPAAIQG
- a CDS encoding LOG family protein; the encoded protein is MHPTPAQPQPAPPSQPHRAAHDREIESLAEFDEAVSAHGSLARYRLQAVDLTDRTAALLKLDATGAVFLGCPMAPEAAAHIRSAGALVFPPVPGLPFDPYRALPYTPDELFASLDGGYEATPDARAYAWFQQTKADGDVFASMLRAVHDDAVSDALDELLVGARVVGVMGGHAMARGTAAYAGAARLGRELARAGFTVATGGGPGAMEAANLGAYAAPFDDGMLDDALLLLAKAPSFRPSVSDWARAAFEVRERWPDGGASVGIPTWFYGHEPPNAFAAHIAKYFANATREDGLLARSNAGVVFLPGAAGTVQEIFDNATPNYYESRGEPTPMVLVNEEHWTGELPAWPLLTALARERAMESRIALVDRIEQAPEALKRLRG
- a CDS encoding LAETG motif-containing sortase-dependent surface protein gives rise to the protein MSMTRRSAHRSVRILGVASASAALALGIAGQASACVIGDFTAEAKCDGAKGAILVTDKDASATPATITLFRTNKGGVEKQIDEKADVKGSAKGTVVTFAENWQPTASYRIHVQAGAVDQDISPALTLPSKACAPESPSPSPSTSADTSPSPKPSKSTPAESDTPTPSTSESSAPAVPSDNAPSPAAGDSNLAETGANSNTGLIAGIAGALVVLGGIAVFFGLRRRSAGNGR
- a CDS encoding maleylpyruvate isomerase N-terminal domain-containing protein; amino-acid sequence: MTLLAHDRYCDEIAHQVDQLRALVTSGTDLSATVPTCPDWSLEKLVRHMGGALRWSAALVRTRAQENIPWDEVPLGRGPEERGDAAALDAWLAECGELVVGALREAGPDAKVWSWTGPATSGFWARRMTCEITVHRADATLTARAPYDVAPEVAADALDEWLELAVWLQRYRGHEDAFRLDGPARSIHLHATDADSSLNAEWLLEYGPEGVQWRRGHEKATVALRGPLTSVLLAFYRRLPLDAPGLEVVGERAALEFWLSRSTFG